The Rosa chinensis cultivar Old Blush chromosome 7, RchiOBHm-V2, whole genome shotgun sequence DNA segment ACAAGTGGGTGTGCGAGGTCAGGGAGCCGAACAAAAAGACCAGAATATGGCTCGGGACGTACCCAACTCTTGAGATGGCCGCTCGGGCACACGATGTGGCGGCTTTGGCCCTTAGGGGGAAGCAGGCATGCCTCAATTTTGCTGATTCAGTGTGGCGGTTGCCCATTCCGGCTTCTAAAGACCAGCTCGACATTCGCAGGGCCGCCGCCGAGGCTGCTGAGACATTTCGACCTGAGGAGTTCGGCGGCGTCTCGAGCAGCTGTGACGACAACGAGAGGGAATATGAGGATGAGAATGTTGAGATGGAcaacgagaagaagaatgaTGGCTTCTACGAGGATGAAGAGGGGCTCTTCGACATGCCCAGATTGCTGACTAGCATGGCGGAGGGTCCACTGCTCTCTCCGCCACGTCATTACTTGGACAGTATGAACTGGGCAGACGATCAGGTGGACAGCGAATCAAATTTCAGCTTGTGGAGCTTCTAAGAGAACACGTGTCCGTCATCAAGATTGGACAGGTGTCCAGCTTGCTTTGAAAATTGTATTTTTATTTCTGTCGatgatttttttattctttttttttttccactgaAGCACTTCATATAATGACATTGGATTTAGTACGTAGGATGATGTacaaattttctaattatgaaCTACTCTTTCCCCCAACAAAATTTGACTTGTGCCTTTTTATTTCTATGTAATCTTGTGATCACAGTCAGGTCAGAGACGCTCGTCTTAATTCTTATACAAAACTAGTAAAGTATTAAAAATAGGGTTTGTCATAGTACGGTATGAGTTGATTTCCTTGATCGATTatattttgatatattgatatgtTTTATACTGTTTATGACTGCATAAAGTAGGTACTATATATGCTCTTTTAATCTGTTTGAATGTTGTTTTTTTTGTGGCAGACCACATGTCGACTTAAGGATTTTATAACAtacttttttaatttcattttgtaGTTGATTATCCAAACGGATCTTAATTTGTATACATATTGTGATAGTGTATTTTGGTGAGTGGTGAGTGGTGACCAATATATTCGTTTTGGCCCTTTTAAGAATGCTTGTgagatttgttttttttggatGGTTTTAAACATTTAAGGACACGGTTTATGTCTCCTTGTAGGCAAAGGATAACTCTTCTTTTTCCATTTTCAAGACACAAATTGTGTCCTAGTAAGGTAAAGAGGACACATTTTTCTTGATATAAAAACATATTTTAGGTGTCCTATATTGGTTACGACTTACGAGGACAATAATGTTGGGCTTTAAGGACACAGTTTATGTGTCATAGTAGGGAAAAGAGGACACTGTTTCAGTGTCCTTGTATATGACTTACAATGACTGCTAGATGGAGGACTCTAGCCGACAACCCGTAGAAATTGTCACATAATTGGTCTTTTacgagaaaattaaagttgtcacataaatatCAACCGACAACTTgtagaagtcgtcgcctaattagttttcaattaggaagttcaagttgtcacatataCATTAAGCGACGATCTGTTAAAGTTGTCACCCAATTGATTTTCAGTGAGgaagttaaagttgtcacataaatatTAACTGACAACTCACATAAGTTGTTGCTAAATCAGTCTTCTGCGACAAAAAtctagttgtcacataaacattaaacgATAACTTCTACGAGTTGTCGCCTAATTAATCTTTTACGAGgaagttaaagttgtcacacaaacattaaccgacaattgATAGAAATTGTCGCCTAATTGACATTTTGGGAGGAATCGGGTGTCGCATAATGTCAAATGGGCAACAACTGTCAATTTGTCGCAAATACTTACTTTATGTGATAAATTGGTTGTCGCCGATGGGATCATGTGCGACAACTGAAATTTCCTCCTATTTGCCAAGTTTTTGCAATGATTTTTGggttgtcacaatgaaattcctcacttttgctattttctcttgtagtgaacAAAACAGAGCTCTGATCAAGAATGTATAGCGCATCAATGTCTGTTTCTGCAATAAAACTTCAATTTCTGATAATAACAGAGGAATCCACTTATAGTACCGTCACTACTAAAGACAATTGCTTTTGCTACGGCAAATTTagccttttgcgacggaaatgttAGCGTTGCtataggtggcgtcacaagatccatttgcgacggtaaatttccgttgcaaaaaatatttgcgacggaaaactgCTGCCGTCGCAATGGCTAAACTATTTGTGACTgatactttgccgtcgcaaaaagatatgtcatttaaaaaaaaaaatggggtgAATTAGTTGCGACGGATATTTTGCCGTCGCaaagaatatttcatttataaaaaaaataataaaaaaaaaggtgtggATTGCACACCAAAGCTAGTATAATTCACCAAATAtcataaattgaaaaatattacGAAACCCATCATCTATAACCAACCAACAATCACAATTCTAAGACCAACCAAAGATTGTTTAAAAAC contains these protein-coding regions:
- the LOC112179280 gene encoding dehydration-responsive element-binding protein 1E, which produces MNSSNYQLSDSNQQSLESVSSIDKPESSSLSDTSFTTRRSPHSDGAVILASSRPKKRAGRRVFKETRPPVYRGVRRRNNNKWVCEVREPNKKTRIWLGTYPTLEMAARAHDVAALALRGKQACLNFADSVWRLPIPASKDQLDIRRAAAEAAETFRPEEFGGVSSSCDDNEREYEDENVEMDNEKKNDGFYEDEEGLFDMPRLLTSMAEGPLLSPPRHYLDSMNWADDQVDSESNFSLWSF